In Candidatus Goldiibacteriota bacterium, the genomic stretch AAGGTTATAGAACACTTGGGAATAAATTTGTAATCCTTGTAGGCAATTCCGCAACTTCATTTACCGTAAAAACAGTTTCAGGCGGGACAACGGTTTTTACCGGAACTTTTGGAACAGCCATTGCCGATGCGGCTTCAGGCGATTCGGTTAAAATTGGTGATTTTTCCGCGCTTACAACGCCGGGCGAATATTATGTTGCGGTAACCGGGCTTGGTGAATCATATAATTTCAGGATATCTGACACTATTCATACCGACACATTAACCACGCTTATGCGCGGTTTTTACGGTCAGCGCTGCGGCGCATCTGTAACCTTAACTCACAGGGGAACCACTTTTACCCACGGCGCGTGCCATTTAAATGACGGCACTTACGCCGGTTCCACAGGGCTTAGCGGAACCAAAAATACCACGGGCGGCTGGCATGACGCGGGCGATTACGGTAAGTACTCGCTTAACTGCGGCGTGACAAACGGCGAACTTCTTTTGATGTATGAAAAGTATTATGACGCGCTTGAACATATTAATCTTGGGCTTCCATATTCCGGCGGCGCGCTGCCTGACGTTTTGACCGAGATTAAATACAACCTTGACTGGCATAAAAAAATGCAGCACACAAACGGCGGGGTATTTCACAAACTTTCAAACGGATTTCCGCAGGGGATAATGCCGACCGCGGATACTGATACAAGGTATATTTTTGAAATATCATCCGCGGCAACAGCTGATTTTGCCGCTATAATGGCAATAGCCGCGCGCGTTTTTGAAATGTATGACGCCGCTTATGCCGCGGAATGTCTGACAGCCGCACAAAACGCGTGGGCCTTTTTACAGGCAAACCCCAATATTGTCCCGGCCGGCGGTTTTACTGACGGCAGTATGGGCGGTATTTACGGCGACACTGACGACAGCGATGAAAGATTATGGGCGGCGGTGGAATTATTTAACACTACTGGCGAAACGACGTATAACACTTATGTGGCTGACCATTATTTGGACAGGGCATTAACACTTATGTCTGATAGCGGAGATGACTGGAAAGAACTTCACCCTGTGGCTTATATGTCATATATGCAGTCAAAACAACCGTCTGTAAATGCTACAGTGGTAAACGTCATGAAGGCAGGTTTCCAGAATCATGTGAATACTTTCAGGACAAGAGTACAGTCAACAAATGGTTATAAGTTTGTTTTAAATTCCGGGGATTATTACTGGGGCTCAAACTCTGTTGCTTTAAATAGGGCAATACGGCTTGTTGCGGCATCAGAAATATTCGGAGATGATACTTATAAAGACGCCGCGGAAGAAGTGCTTCATTATATCCTTGGAAGAAACGCCATGAATAAATCTTATCTTACTTACGTCGGCGAGGTTTACACAAGTCAGCCGCACCACCAGCCTTCGGCAGCGGACGGAATTACACCGCCGTGGCCGGGGATTTTAGCGGGCGGGCCGAATGAATATTATGATACTATCGGCGCGCCGGCAAAATGTTATGTTGATGACGCGGGCAATTATACTTCCAACGAGGTGGCGATTAACTGGATGGCGGCTTACGCGTATGTGCTTGCGGCGTTTGTTCCGACACCGGGGCCCACTAATACTCCCACTAATACGCCTACGTCTTTGTGCCATCCGCTGACATGTACTTTTACAAATACTGACACGCCGACTGTAACACCGACTCCGATAAACGTATTAAGAGTAAATGTGGCGGGAGCGCAGGTAACGACCGGGGGGAATGTATGGCTTGCCGATAAGGCTTATACCGCCGGAAGCTGGGGCTATAACACGCCGGCAAATACCGGCGACCGCACGGCACAGGGAGATATTGTTAACAATACAACTGATGATATTCTGTATCTTACGGAAAGATGGGGGGCTTCGCTTTCTTATACTTTTGACCTTGCCGATGGGTGGTATCTTGTAACGCTTAAATTTAATGAAATGTTTGTTAACAGCGCCAATGCCAGGCTTTTTAATATACTGCTTGAAGGGCAGGTTGTGGAATCGTCTTTTTCCGTTTATGGCGTTAATAACAGCCAGGCATACGCGGTTGATAAAAGTTATCCGGTTCAGGTCACGGACGGCAAGCTGAATATTGACCTTAC encodes the following:
- a CDS encoding glycoside hydrolase family 9 protein; the protein is MKRLILLTTAVLLFTISIFSAQNDAIRVDMEGYRTLGNKFVILVGNSATSFTVKTVSGGTTVFTGTFGTAIADAASGDSVKIGDFSALTTPGEYYVAVTGLGESYNFRISDTIHTDTLTTLMRGFYGQRCGASVTLTHRGTTFTHGACHLNDGTYAGSTGLSGTKNTTGGWHDAGDYGKYSLNCGVTNGELLLMYEKYYDALEHINLGLPYSGGALPDVLTEIKYNLDWHKKMQHTNGGVFHKLSNGFPQGIMPTADTDTRYIFEISSAATADFAAIMAIAARVFEMYDAAYAAECLTAAQNAWAFLQANPNIVPAGGFTDGSMGGIYGDTDDSDERLWAAVELFNTTGETTYNTYVADHYLDRALTLMSDSGDDWKELHPVAYMSYMQSKQPSVNATVVNVMKAGFQNHVNTFRTRVQSTNGYKFVLNSGDYYWGSNSVALNRAIRLVAASEIFGDDTYKDAAEEVLHYILGRNAMNKSYLTYVGEVYTSQPHHQPSAADGITPPWPGILAGGPNEYYDTIGAPAKCYVDDAGNYTSNEVAINWMAAYAYVLAAFVPTPGPTNTPTNTPTSLCHPLTCTFTNTDTPTVTPTPINVLRVNVAGAQVTTGGNVWLADKAYTAGSWGYNTPANTGDRTAQGDIVNNTTDDILYLTERWGASLSYTFDLADGWYLVTLKFNEMFVNSANARLFNILLEGQVVESSFSVYGVNNSQAYAVDKSYPVQVTDGKLNIDLTQVTEMCILNALQIESYYPPTATYTYTPLNTNTFTNTATATATFTSTSTSECYPLTCTFTNTNTYTSTQTPTNTPVPTPIRVNCGGLSYLDGAGNTWSADYGFTGGTAASVTDAIANTTDDTLYQSERYGNPSYTFTVPNGYYDITFKFAETWFNAEGERIFDVEIEGVTVIDNLDLYVEAPGTMRAYDVIIQDVLITDGQINITSSSDADVANFRAIAIIPAGPAPTSTYTNTLPPTNTYTNTNTDTATATTTFTHTYTATYTATNTYTHTHTSSHTATNTPEPPTATHTVTDTATHTYTNTNISTFTYTHTHTATHTNTETPTDTNTATITNTPPPGSTNTYTFTITSTPSDTHTATYTYTYTFTNTATQTYTEVPPTFTSTFTETFTFTYTSTYTHTATITDTVPPGSTDTHTPTQTLIPSSTHTHTATQTHTYTNTYTATNTFTNTDTVPPGSTNTNTPTETLIPSNTHTATHTYTFTNTAIIPTNTYTATFSNTQTPTLTATVPAPTFTETPSSIIAQEGQQKITDVLVYPVPLNPEKYPFGLLLRFNLTKSSSEITLKIYSSSFRLVRSVALAGTFVPGVNRGFAESAQFKNLANGTYYYRLSTDSSDGVCYSKAGKIIIIK